From a single Brassica rapa cultivar Chiifu-401-42 chromosome A01, CAAS_Brap_v3.01, whole genome shotgun sequence genomic region:
- the LOC117132562 gene encoding uncharacterized protein LOC117132562 — protein MSSSSSSSDEIDERLDEVLDEIVEDAYNDIVEAQPNMQNTRGYIERDREGGHTRLVNDYFRENATYSAQFRRRFRMNKGLFMRIVLALQENFVFFQQRPDATGRLGHSPLQKCTAAIRLLAYGTGADTVDEYLRLAETSALLCLHNFTDEIIQLFGDEYLRPPTPDDLQRLLDIGEKRGFPGMIGSIDCMHWE, from the coding sequence atgtcatcatcatcatcatcatccgaTGAAATCGATGAAAGATTGGACGAGGTTCTCGATGAAATCGTCGAGGATGCATATAATGACATAGTGGAGGCCCAACCGAATATGCAAAACACACGGGGTTATATTGAACGAGACCGTGAAGGGGGACACACCCGTTTAGTTAATGACTACTTCAGAGAGAATGCGACATACTCGGCACAATTCAGACGACGTTTCCGCATGAATAAGGGTTTATTCATGCGTATTGTCCTTGCCCTCCAGGAGAACTTTGTATTCTTTCAACAAAGACCAGATGCAACCGGGAGGTTAGGTCATTCTCCGCTACAAAAATGTACGGCGGCTATTCGACTGCTTGCTTATGGTACTGGGGCTGACACGGTAGATGAATATCTCCGACTAGCTGAGACCTCAGCACTTTTGTGTTTACATAATTTCACTGACGAAATTATACAGTTATTCGGAGACGAGTATCTACGACCACCCACACCGGATGATCTTCAACGACTACTCGACATTGGAGAGAAACGAGGGTTTCCTGGGATGATCGGGAGCattgactgtatgcattgggagtag